A window of Nitrospinaceae bacterium genomic DNA:
TGATCGCCCGAGGTTTTCAAAGTCTTATAATGGATGGAAAAATCGTTGTCGACGTGGTCGCGGGAACCGCCACCGCCGGCATTCCCCCCGCCACCACACTCGCCAACCTAATCGAAGTCCCATTAATCTATGTCCGTCCCACGGCTAAAAAACACGGAATGAAAAATCAAATCGAAGGCGTCCTTAAAAAAGAGCAAAACGTGGTTGTCATCGAAGATCTTGTTTCCACAGGCGGTAGCGCTCTCAATGCGGTGATGGCCATCCGGGAGCTGGGAGGAAGGGTGGACCATTGCTTTTCCATCTTCAACTATGGGTTCCAGGAGGCCGATGATCGGTTTAAAGAATTCTCCTGTCAATTGCATTCCCTGCTGACGTTTGAAAACCTGATCGATCACGCGGAAAGCATCGAAAAGTTTACGGAACCCCAGCTAACCCTTTTGCGTTCCTGGCTTGATGGCCCCTTCAGCTGGGGGGAAAACCACGGTTTTCCCAGGCAAACCCAGTAGCTATCCAGTGAAAAGGATAGGATCCTCCGTGAGGACACATTTTTCGACAGTCAAATCGCTTTAAATGGGGTATAAAAGCACATAAATATTGACAGGTTTCGCAATTGATAATACTATGACCGATTCAAAATGTCCGGCTTGGTACTTGTTTCCCAATACCGAATCGTTCTGTATTTCGAGCCATTTATCTTCACAACAACATAAATAAATGTCATTGCCAGCGGGCATCGGCATTCTATCTATCTGAAAAAAAAGAACCATTAAGGGAGGTTTTTAAGGATGGGCAAATTTCAAGTTGGACCGATTGGATTACTACCCTCTTCCGCGGCATCGTTGGGGATTTTTCAACCCGAGAAAGGTAGCGGCTACCAATTGGTTGAAGGGGAACACGTCCCCGAAGACGAAGCTTTGAAAACGGCGGCGCATCAACTCCTGACTCTGCGAAACCCGACCCTGTTTCCCGGTCCAATGATCTTGTGGGGGTGGAACGATGAAGCGATGCATAAAGCGGAGTTGATCATGGAGCTGGTCAAGGAAGTTCCGGGCATGAATGTCATTCCAATGCCCGATTACCGCCCGATCTACCCCAAAATTGACCCTGAGGCAGTGATCAATCCCTGTCATCCCAACCTGACCATTCAGCACAACAAAATTCACACCTGCATTTTAATTGGCGTCCACTGTCACTTTGCCAATATCACCCTCAAAATGATCCGCGCGAACACAAACTGTTACACCATGGCTTTCTGCCAATACGACGGACATGAGGACGCCCTTATATCTGTCCGGGACCTGGATGGAGCAAAGATTGAAAAATTCACCCAGGTTGTGAAAGACGTGAAAAAAGCCGGAACCGTGACCCCGTGGGGCCTGACTCCCG
This region includes:
- the pyrE gene encoding orotate phosphoribosyltransferase, whose protein sequence is MTVSEQLADIALQIGAIRIDTDNPFTWASGYRMPIYNDNRLFLGNADHRLLIARGFQSLIMDGKIVVDVVAGTATAGIPPATTLANLIEVPLIYVRPTAKKHGMKNQIEGVLKKEQNVVVIEDLVSTGGSALNAVMAIRELGGRVDHCFSIFNYGFQEADDRFKEFSCQLHSLLTFENLIDHAESIEKFTEPQLTLLRSWLDGPFSWGENHGFPRQTQ
- a CDS encoding 2-oxoglutarate:ferredoxin oxidoreductase, whose product is MGKFQVGPIGLLPSSAASLGIFQPEKGSGYQLVEGEHVPEDEALKTAAHQLLTLRNPTLFPGPMILWGWNDEAMHKAELIMELVKEVPGMNVIPMPDYRPIYPKIDPEAVINPCHPNLTIQHNKIHTCILIGVHCHFANITLKMIRANTNCYTMAFCQYDGHEDALISVRDLDGAKIEKFTQVVKDVKKAGTVTPWGLTPEGKEELEEIRVGKAKRAELTKENVSLFMSDLEQGLDENAE